In the Tamandua tetradactyla isolate mTamTet1 chromosome 8, mTamTet1.pri, whole genome shotgun sequence genome, AGGTCTTTTTTGGGAGATCCAGAAGTTCCCCAGACTCCTGACTGGGAAATAGTCTTTGAGGATAATCCAGGTAGACTTAATGAAAGGAGATTTGGTACCAATATTTCTCAAGTTAATAGTTTAATGAATCTTCGGGAAACCGTGCCTGTCCACCCACTGTTAGGGAGGCATCATGACTGCCCTGTTTGTGGGAAAAGCTTCACTTGTAACTCCCACCTCGTTAGACACCTGagaactcacacaggagagaagccCTATAAATGTATGGAGTGTGGGAAAAGCTACACACGGAGCTCACATCTTGCCAGGCACCAAAAAGTTCACAAGATAGGCACCTCTTATAAGTTTCCCCTAAACCGGAAGAATTTGGATGAGACCTCCCCACTGATCCAGGCAGAGAGACCCCCACCTGTTGAGAAACCCTATAGATGTGATGACTGTGGCAAGCACTTCCGCTGGACTTCAGACCTCGTCAGGCATCAAAGGACACATACAGGAGAAAAGCCCTTCTTCTGTACGATTTGTGGCAAAAGCTTCAGCCAGAAATCTGTGCTAACAACACACCAAAGAATCCATCTTGGAGGCAAACCCTACTTGTGTGGAGAGTGTGGCAAGGACTTCAACGACCACAGGCGGTATCTGGCTCACCGGAAGACACATGCAGCTGAAGAGCTCTATCATTGCAGTGAGTGTGGTCGGTGCTTCACCCACAGTGCAGCATTCGCCAAGCACCTGAGGGGGCATGCATCGGTTCGGCCCTGCCGCTGCAATGAATGTGGGAAAAGCTTCAGTCGGAGGGACCACCTTGTCAGGCATCAGAGAACACACACTGGCGAGAAGCCATTCACATGCCCAACCTGTGGAAAAAGCTTCAGCCGAGGATATCACTTAATCCGGCATCAGAGGACCCACTCAGAAAAGACCCCCTAGCTAGGCTTCTATATGAGGAGATCTACACTGAGCCCAAACCCATACCCCAGGACAGGCTGGGAGAAGCCCTAATGTCAGCCTGGGCAGACCTCTTCTGACCAACCCAGATCTTAGATAATCTCTTCCACAACTAAGTGAAATCCATGGGCAGAACTGCTTCACTTTCTTCTATACTTTGAAGATATATGTTGCCCAGAGTACATACTAAATTGAGGCTTCTCTTTCAGTGGAGTGTACCTGCCTCTACCTCAAGTGTATGAAGTAGAGATTTAGAAGACTTAAGAGGTTGTGGTTACTATATTGTCCAAAAAAATAGGCTGTTCCATACCCTAAAGACTACTTGACAGTCTCAAGTTTAAAGTGGCCAAGAACAACCCGCTAGGCTTGATAAGGGACCAGCCTTAAGGTTTCTGTCCTTAACTGGGCTTAGATGTTAAAGCACACAGCCCTGAACGCAAGACAGGAGATTTGGGTCCTGAGACTTTGCCACACATTCACAGGAAAACTGTACAAATCCCTCACTGTCTGATTCACTTCTTCATCATGCACTTTCTTTTGATGCTGGGAGAAAATGGGAGAAGTATTTGATGGGTGAAAATCTCAAGGCTGCTTCTTAATGGACTTTTTCAGGTTGCTCCCTTTCCCATTGTTGAAATAATTCCGGGTGCAGACACTTCTAGAAAAGGAGGGCCTAGTCAGTAGCCTCTTGTTTCCTtgtgagtttttgttttattttatttcctattagAATACCCTTATGCTTTTATCCTCCCTACTGTTCTGCCAGTCTCTTGGTTTTGTTCCTGGCACTTCCTTTGCAAGTGAGATGTAACATTTGGGTGCTCAGGGAATTGGTAAAGCATAATTAATTCGTGATGCAATGATTTACATTCCCACATTTGCACAATCCCACCCAACTTCCCACTCTTTATATGGGCTTGTGAGGGGATTTTGGAACAGTGTCATCTTCTAACAATACCATCATAATTATAGAATCATGATTGACTGGGTCACCTCCTCTATGTGAAGAAAACTGGAGAAGATATGAgatcaaacactgaaaaaaaaattaagaaaaagctgTTACTCCTGGCCAGAGTCATCAGGATTATTCTAACCCCCATCCCTCATCATCCCTGTTTCAGTTCCCTGATATCAGGGAAAATTCTGAACACTAACACCGGGGACACTGGGTAGTTTGCCAGAAGTGTTtgactttcatatatttgtgttaCTTGCTTTTTCttatgtgatttcattttcatgtaGTTAAGAACTAAGTAGTATCCCATGATGGCCCAAGTATCTCTTACCTGATAAAGGTTCTATGGAGATGAGGCTGAACAATTATCATGAATTTTTCCTGCTCTGATTGTGGGAGTGGCAAGGACTGGGAAGACCATCCTCCATAAACGGAGCATAGGGTGTGGGATTAAAGCATGAGAAGGGAGATTTTTCTGTGCCTGGTTTCTTCTCTATTATACACCCCATTAGGTGTCTGTGTACAATAGAGGAAGATGGGTGGGTTAACAAGGCCCCAACCATAACAGCTCAACAAGGAAATTCTCATTTTGGTCAGTAATATTCTGATGGATTGATTTGGTTTTAATTCCAGCCAACCATTGTCCTTCTGGaaatataaacattaaataaataaaattaacgcTGGCAGCCAAGTCGCCCTCGTTTCTGGGACTCCATTTTACCCACTCGCTTTTCAGGGCCTCAGGATACTTATGCTTCTGAAGATGATTCATACTAAGAGATTGAGGAGTATGCAACAGTTTTGAATGAGGATAGAGCAGTTGTGGGATGGTTAACAGAACCATAAGTGAAATATATGCACCTGAGGTAAGATCTGAGTCTGGAGTTTGCAGAAGAGATGTTCCTTACGTGCAGGCATTTCTCAGTCCATATAGATCTAGGGTCTATGAACAATTTGTCCTCGGTGAAATGTCATGGCCTCAAAAGATCATTTCTCCTAGCTCATATTTGCTGTTTATAGGGATTGATAAAATACTGGAAGTGACAGCAAACTGACTTTTTATCCTCTCATTTATCTGTATTGCACTAGTCAAAATCTGTCAAGAAATCTGCATAAGAGGAAGTTTATGGAGAGACTGGTCGAGTTTGTTAGAACAAATAGTTCTGTTGCTCATCCCCCTGCAGAGGTTCATATGCAATGCTAAATCTTTGCCCTCTTCTTTAAATTACTGTATTTCCTGAGTTTCATGGAGGGTCATTCTGTCCCCCAAAGCTAAACATAAACAGGACCACAGGTGGCAGCAGCAGGGGAGGTCAAGGAAAT is a window encoding:
- the ZNF202 gene encoding zinc finger protein 202 isoform X2, translating into MVHVGAEPESPSEPQDPVQTSSPEETTQSPDLEASEEQSPCQEEELQPQQESEVPMFQDSDLLEERNTGDSEMVALLTALSQGLVTFKDVAVCFSQDQWSDLDPTQREFYGEYVLEEDCGIVVSLSFPIPRLDDISQVTEEEPWIPDIQELQEPQDTEILSFTYTGDRSEDEEEYLEQDLSLEDLHRSFLGDPEVPQTPDWEIVFEDNPGRLNERRFGTNISQVNSLMNLRETVPVHPLLGRHHDCPVCGKSFTCNSHLVRHLRTHTGEKPYKCMECGKSYTRSSHLARHQKVHKIGTSYKFPLNRKNLDETSPLIQAERPPPVEKPYRCDDCGKHFRWTSDLVRHQRTHTGEKPFFCTICGKSFSQKSVLTTHQRIHLGGKPYLCGECGKDFNDHRRYLAHRKTHAAEELYHCSECGRCFTHSAAFAKHLRGHASVRPCRCNECGKSFSRRDHLVRHQRTHTGEKPFTCPTCGKSFSRGYHLIRHQRTHSEKTP